A region from the Triticum urartu cultivar G1812 chromosome 1, Tu2.1, whole genome shotgun sequence genome encodes:
- the LOC125514045 gene encoding probable inactive receptor-like protein kinase At3g56050 codes for MGRLCCAAAALLLLLACLSFSLGACSSDAQRGWVNDREEDARPADRRVVQAVHIREALPQPTRYSSKQSTAFPQWPPWPWAPAPTPTPSSPPLQGAGSPSSAPAPSPEVAKPLAVPPRDVEKPAHSITVPPMPATVVAHGAAAVGEPSTEAAGHAPTRRRVYVIAGAGASLLVAISAALFVLCYRSNKVVTVRPWATGLSGQLQKAFVTGVPSLKRSELQAACEDFSNVIGCLSDYMMYKGTLSSGVEIAVISTTTKSGKEWSKHCEAQFRKKITSLSRVNHKNFVNLLGYCQEEQPFTRMMVFEYAPNGTLFDHLHVREDGHLDWPTRLRVAVGIAYCLEHMHQLSPPEILKTLDTSTVYLTDDFAAKIADVFFCSDDASSTRAEMASLQSLLALSDRESVVYSYGMVLLEIMSGRFTASAGGLLEGWAASFLRGERQLRDVMDPGLSWNAPRQAETVNRLDGVIRSCTDREARRRPAMAEVARRLREITAMPPEAATPKVSPLWWAELEIISTEAT; via the exons ATGGGGAGGCTGTGCTGCGCGGCGgctgcgctgctgctgctgctcgccTGCCTCAGTTTCAGCCTTGGCGCCTGCAGCTCCGATGCTCAGCGAG GATGGGTGAACGACCGGGAGGAAGATGCACGCCCCGCAGACAG GCGTGTAGTCCAGGCGGTACACATCCGAGAAGCTCTGCCACAACCAACCAGGTACAGTTCCAAGCAGTCGACGGCGTTCCCGCAGTGGCCACCCTGGCCATGGGCACCGGCACCGACGCCGACGCCGAGTTCTCCGCCGTTGCAGGGTGCTGGCTCCCCGTCAAGCGCCCCCGCACCGTCGCCGGAGGTCGCCAAGCCTCTGGCAGTGCCTCCTCGGGACGTCGAGAAGCCTGCGCACAGCATCACGGTGCCACCGATGCCAGCCACGGTGGTGGCCCACGGCGCTGCAGCGGTCGGAGAACCGTCGACTGAGGCGGCGGGGCACGCTCCTACCAGGCGGCGTGTCTATGTCATCGCCGGAGCAGGAGCTTCCCTCCTTGTGGCCATTTCGGCGGCGCTGTTCGTCCTGTGCTACCGGTCCAATAAGGTGGTCACCGTCAGGCCGTGGGCGACCGGCCTCAGCGGGCAGCTGCAGAAAGCGTTCGTGACAG GCGTGCCGTCGCTCAAGAGGTCGGAGCTCCAGGCGGCCTGCGAAGATTTCAGCAACGTCATCGGCTGCCTGTCGGATTACATGATGTACAAGGGGACGCTGTCGAGCGGCGTCGAGATCGCCGTCATATCGACGACGACGAAGTCCGGCAAGGAGTGGTCCAAGCACTGCGAAGCCCAGTTCAGGAAAAAG ATAACAAGCCTGTCCAGAGTTAACCACAAGAACTTTGTGAACCTGCTGGGCTACTGCCAGGAAGAGCAGCCGTTCACAAGGATGATGGTGTTCGAGTATGCTCCAAACGGCACCCTCTTCGACCATCTCCATG TGAGGGAAGACGGTCACCTGGACTGGCCGACGAGGCTGCGGGTGGCGGTGGGGATCGCCTACTGCCTGGAGCACATGCACCAGCTGAGCCCGCCGGAGATCCTCAAGACGCTCGACACGTCCACCGTGTACCTGACCGACGACTTCGCGGCCAAGATTGCGGACGTCTTCTTCTGCTCGGACGACGCCTCGTCGACAAGGGCGGAGATGGCGAGCCTGCAGTCCCTCCTGGCTCTGTCCGACAGGGAGAGCGTTGTGTACAGCTACGGCATGGTGCTGCTGGAGATCATGTCCGGCAGGTTCACGGCGTCGGCCGGCGGCCTGCTGGAGGGCTGGGCGGCGAGCTTCCTCCGAGGGGAGAGGCAGCTGAGGGACGTCATGGACCCTGGCCTGAGCTGGAACGCGCCCCGCCAGGCCGAGACCGTCAACAGGCTGGACGGCGTGATACGGTCCTGCACCGACCGGGAGGCGAGGCGGCGACCCGCGATGGCAGAGGTGGCGAGGCGGCTGAGGGAGATCACGGCCATGCCGCCGGAGGCGGCCACCCCCAAGGTGTCGCCGCTGTGGTGGGCGGAGCTGGAGATCATCTCCACCGAGGCCACCTGA
- the LOC125514029 gene encoding importin subunit beta-1-like gives MDITQILLAAQSPDGNLRSAAEGNIKQFQEQNLPNFLLSLSVELSNDERPPESRRLAGIILKNSLDAKDSAKKELLTQQWVSLDHSIKLQIKESLLITLGSSVGDARQTSSQVIAKIASIEIPRREWQDLIAKLLSNMTQPGASAPLKQATLEALGYVCEEIPPEHLEQDQVNAVLTAVVQGMNQTELSSEVRLAAVKALYNALDFAESNFANEMERTFIMKVICDTAVSKEVEIRQAAFECLVAIASTYYVHLDPYMQTIFNLTANAVKGDEEPVALQAVEFWSTICEEEIELQEEYEGSDDANSTVNYRFIEKALPSLVPMLLETLLKQEEDQEQDDNAWNISMSGGTCLGLIARTVGDAIVPLVMPFVEANITKPDWRCREAATFAFGSILDGPSLEKLAPLVQAGLDFLLNTMNDPNSQVKDTTAWTLGRVFELLHSPCSTNPIISNANLPRIMAVLLESSKDVPNVAEKVCGAIYFLAQGYEDAEPASSLLTPYLPNVIAALLTAADRGDMTHVRLRASAYEALNEIVRVSNIPETSSIIGQLLQEIMRRLNLTFDHQIFSSGDKEKQSDLQALLCGVLQVIIQKLSSSDAKSIIAQTADQLMLLFLRVFACHSATVHEEAMLAIGALAYATGPDFVKYMPEFFKYLEAGLQNYEEYQVCSISVGVVGDICRALEDKILPFCDGIMTVLLKDLSNSQLNRSVKPPIFSCFGDIALAIGENFEKYLPYAMPMLQGAAELLVVLDQNDEDMVDYGNQLRRGIFEAYSGILQGIKGAKAQLMIPYAGHLLQFTEAVYKDRSRDESVTKAAVAVLGDLADTLGPISKDLFKSHLFHVEFLRECLDLDDEVRETASWTQGMINQAIVS, from the exons ATGGATATCACTCAGATTCTGCTAGCTGCCCAGTCTCCAGATGGCAACCTTCGCTCAGCAGCAGAAGGCAACATCAAGCAGTTCCAGGAGCAGAATCTTCCCAACTTCCTCCTATCCTTGTCAGTGGAGTTATCGAATGATGAAAGACCACCAGAGTCTAGAAGACTTGCTGGTATTATCCTTAAGAACTCACTGGACGCAAAGGATTCTGCAAAGAAGGAGCTGCTGACTCAACAATGGGTCAGCTTGGATCACTCGATCAAATTGCAGATTAAGGAGTCATTGCTGATAACACTAGGATCTTCGGTGGGTGATGCGCGGCAGACGTCATCACAAGTCATTGCAAAGATTGCATCCATTGAGATACCCCGTCGGGAATGGCAAGACCTCATTGCCAAATTATTGAGCAACATGACGCAGCCTGGGGCCTCTGCGCCACTAAAGCAAGCAACTCTAGAAGCATTGGGGTATGTGTGTGAGGAGATTCCTCCTGAGCACTTGGAGCAGGATCAAGTGAACGCTGTTCTGACTGCTGTGGTTCAGGGGATGAACCAGACAGAGCTAAGCTCTGAAGTCCGTCTTGCAGCAGTTAAAGCTCTGTATAATGCTCTTGACTTTGCTGAGAGCAACTTTGCAAATGAGATGGAGAGGACCTTTATAATGAAGGTAATTTGTGATACTGCTGTATCTAAGGAAGTGGAGATCAGACAGGCAGCCTTTGAATGCCTTGTGGCAATTGCATCCACATATTATGTGCACTTAGATCCTTATATGCAAACCATATTCAACCTGACAGCTAATGCTGTCAAAGGAGATGAGGAACCAGTTGCACTGCAGGCTGTTGAGTTCTGGAGTACTATTTGTGAGGAAGAGATTGAACTCCAAGAGGAATATGAGGGATCTGATGATGCTAACTCAACTGTAAATTATCGCTTCATTGAGAAGGCCCTCCCTTCACTTGTTCCAATGCTGCTAGAAACTCTGTTGAAGCAAGAGGAAGATCAAGAGCAAGATGATAATGCTTGGAACATTTCCATGAGTGGCGGAACATGCCTTGGACTCATTGCTAGAACTGTTGGTGATGCAATTGTCCCTCTTGTGATGCCATTTGTGGAAGCTAACATCACAAAGCCAGACTGGCGTTGTCGTGAGGCAGCCACTTTTGCATTTGGTTCTATCCTTGATGGCCCATCCCTTGAGAAACTTGCTCCCCTGGTACAGGCCGGACTTGATTTCTTGCTCAATACAATGAATGATCCAAACAGCCAGGTAAAAGACACCACTGCATGGACTCTTGGACGGGTATTTGAGCTTTTGCATTCTCCATGCAGTACTAATCCAATCATATCAAATGCAAACCTTCCTCGTATCATGGCTGTGCTGCTAGAGAGTAGCAAAGATGTTCCAAATGTGGCTGAGAAAGTCTGTGGAGCCATATATTTTCTTGCCCAAGGTTATGAAGATGCAGAGCCGGCCTCATCTTTGCTTACACCTTATCTTCCTAATGTTATTGCTGCACTCCTTACTGCCGCGGATCGTGGTGATATGACCCATGTGAGGCTTCGTGCATCTGCTTATGAAGCGCTGAATGAGATTGTAAGAGTCAGTAACATACCCGAAACTTCAAGCATTATAGGCCAGTTATTGCAGGAGATCATGAGAAGATTGAACCTGACATTTGATCACCAAATATTTTCATCAGGCGACAAGGAGAAGCAAAGCGATCTGCAGGCTTTGCTGTGTGGTGTACTGCAGGTCATTATCCAGAAACTGAGCAGCTCAGATGCAAAGTCCATAATTGCACAGACTGCTGATCAGCTGATGCTTCTGTTTCTCCGCGTCTTTGCCTGCCACAGTGCTACTGTACATGAAGAAGCAATGCTTGCCATTGGTGCTCTTGCTTATGCCACAGGTCCAGATTTTGTGAAATACATGCCTGAGTTTTTCAAGTACCTTGAGGCAGGCTTGCAGAATTATGAAGAATACCAAGTATGCTCCATCTCTGTAGGGGTGGTGGGTGATATTTGCCGTGCCTTGGAAGATAAAATTTTGCCCTTCTGTGATGGGATCATGACTGTGCTTCTCAAGGATCTCTCAAACTCACAGCTCAACAGGTCTGTCAAGCCTCCGATTTTCTCATGCTTTGGAGACATTGCTCTTGCCATCGGTGAGAATTTTGAGAAGTACCTGCCGTATGCTATGCCAATGCTTCAAGGGGCGGCTGAGCTTCTTGTTGTTTTGGATCAAAATGATGAGGATATGGTTGATTATGGTAACCAGCTCAGACGGGGAATATTTGAGGCGTACTCTGGCATACTACAGGGCATAAAGGGCGCAAAAGCTCAGCTGATGATACCTTATGCAGGACATCTGTTGCAGTTCACTGAAGCTGTCTACAAAGATCGGAGCAG GGACGAGAGCGTGACAAAGGCTGCAGTTGCTGTCCTGGGGGATCTTGCGGACACGCTTGGGCCAATCTCGAAGGATCTGTTCAAGAGCCACCTCTTCCACGTTGAGTTCCTGAGGGAGTGCCTCGATTTGGATGATGAAGTCAGGGAGACGGCGTCATGGACCCAGGGGATGATAAACCAAGCGATAGTCTCCTAG